In the genome of Asterias amurensis chromosome 16, ASM3211899v1, one region contains:
- the LOC139948730 gene encoding transmembrane protein 106B-like, which translates to MSGNISPDIMGASGGKDTPLLNSTSPCDHNYSSIDHLNSNATNEQREENSNSIQPSVNFRSPSFSYEELSNGLTCPTCKGTGKIPRGQEDDLVALIPYRDDRLKPRRTWLYVSLSFIICIALAGGLSALLIPRSVDVVQDNVTTLYVDLNVTRNRCFMTLQSTYNVTNNNFVAVNANDFQLDVTVMFYQKMVLNQKFVRNQRIGIRSTQQVIENFNITLNRSLFPIDYCKPTQQHDNHIFMKFQTTFNFTLMAQTDQQVVIEYFRIDCNPEDAQDAKKLDASYNDARMLFTSLE; encoded by the exons ATGAGCGGTAACATCTCACCAGACATTATGGGAGCCTCTGGAGGAAAAGACACGCCTCTTCTTAATTCAACCTCCCCTTGTGATCATAATTATTCATCTATCGATCACTTGAACTCAAATGCGACCAATGAACAGAGAGAAGAGAATTCAAATAGTATTCAACCATCGGTGAATTTTAGATCTCCGTCATTCTCGTATGAAGAATTGAGCAATGGTCTAACGTGCCCAACGTGCAAAGGAACTGGAAAAATTCCAAGAG gCCAAGAGGATGATCTTGTTGCTCTTATTCCTTACAGAGACGACCGTTTAAAACCTCGTAGAAC GTGGTTATACGTATCGTTGTCCTTCATCATCTGTATTGCCCTAGCCGGTGGCCTCAGTGCCCTTCTCATTCCACGCTCTGTCGACGTCGTCCAAGACAATGTCACAACTTTATATGTTGATCTGAACGTGACAAGAAATAGATGTTTCATGACATTACAA TCTACTTATAATGtgacaaataataattttgtcgCCGTGAATGCAAATGACTTCCAACTTGATGTAACGGTGATGTTCTATCAAAAGATGGTTCTTAACCAGAAATTTGTTCGGAATCAGAGGATAGGAATCAGGAGCACACAGCAG GTTATAGAAAACTTCAACATTACGCTGAATCGTAGTCTCTTTCCAAT TGACTATTGTAAGCCTACCCAACAGCATGATAACCATATCTTCATGAAATTTCA GACAACTTTCAACTTTACTCTAATGGCACAGACGGATCAACAAGTTGTGATCGAGTATTTCCGCATCGACTGCAATCCAGAAGACGCCCAAGATGCAAAGAAGTTAGATGCTTCATACAACGACGCTCGAATGTTGTTCACAAGCCTGGAATGA
- the LOC139948729 gene encoding formimidoyltransferase-cyclodeaminase-like — protein sequence MSGCVQIVECVPNFSEGRSKEVIDAIAEALICTQGCHLLDVDPGPSTNRTVYTFVGSPSAVVEGALNMARVAAKLIDMRGHHGEHPRMGALDVCPFIPVTNTTMEDCVRCAKEFGSRLAQELGVPVYLYANAASEDKRKILSSIRDGEYEKMPQKLANPDWYPDYGTNDFIPTWGATATGARKFLIAYNVNVLGTKEQAHRIALNVREQGRGPSQRGTLKSVQGIGWWLDEANLAQVSLNLLDMDVTPLHQAFEECKKFAEELNVAVCGSQIVGLVPRKAILEAADFYIQKENLFILEEDQKIRLVIDKLGLSSLSLFKPNERIVEYMIAEDSSLSAPLANMSLKSFIKSVGSRTPAPGGGSVAAAVGAMGAALTSMVGWLSFGNKKFEHLDAEMRRLIPPLNNVMQSLVPLIDADTNAFNGYMAAIKMPKSTEEETKRREECMQLAIQAAISVPMQVARCVSNIWEPLKELAKCGNIQCVSDLQVGARALEVGVWGAYYNVMVNIPNVADEGIKAKAKEDIDQFLKLAREGAAEVLSIADGRASSD from the exons GTCATCGATGCGATTGCAGAGGCACTCATTTGTACCCAAGGATGTCACCTACTGGATGTGGACCCAGGTCCATCAACAAACCGCACAGTCTACACCTTTGTGGGCTCTCCATCTGCTGTCGTTGAGGGCGCTTTGAATATGGCGAGGGTGGCTGCAAAGTTGATCGACATGCGAGGCCATCATG GAGAGCATCCTCGTATGGGAGCTCTGGACGTGTGTCCGTTCATACCAGTGACTAATACAACAATGGAGGATTGCGTTCGCTGCGCTAAAGAGTTTGGTTCACGTCTCGCTCAAGAACTTGGCGTACCAG TTTATCTCTATGCCAACGCAGCATCTGAAGACAAAAGGAAGATACTGTCCTCGATAAGAGATGGAGAGTATGAGAAAATGCCCCAGAAG CTTGCCAACCCAGACTGGTATCCGGACTACGGCACGAATGACTTCATCCCAACTTGGGGTGCAACTGCTACAGGAGCTCGGAAGTTCCTCATTGCCTACAATGTCAATGTGCTGGGAACCAAGGAACAGGCTCATCGGATCGCTCTCAATGTCCGAGAACAAGGACGTGGTCCTTCCCAG CGTGGGACACTGAAGTCTGTCCAAGGCATTGGTTGGTGGTTAGATGAAGCCAATCTAGCACAGGTTAGCTTGAATCTTCTGGACATGGATGTCACGCCCCTGCATCAGGCATTTGAAGAGTGTAAAAAGTTTGCGGAG GAGCTGAATGTTGCTGTTTGTGGATCACAGATTGTTGGTTTAGTTCCTAGGAAAGCTATTCTAGAAGCTGCTGATTTCTACATTCAGAAAGAAAATCTCTTCATCTTGGAAGAAGATCAGAAAATCAGACTG GTGATTGACAAGTTAGGTCTGAGCTCACTCAGTCTCTTCAAACCCAATGAAAGAATTGTTGA GTACATGATTGCCGAGGATTCGTCCTTGTCCGCCCCACTCGCTAACATGAGCCTGAAATCATTCATTAAGAGTGTTGGTTCCAGGACTCCAGCCCCAGGTGGAGGATCGGTGGCTGCTGCTGTAGGTGCAATG GGAGCTGCTTTAACGAGTATGGTTGGATGGTTGTCGTTTGGGAATAAGAAGTTCGAACACCTAGATGCCGAGATGAGACGACTCATACCACCGCTTAACAACGTCATGCAGAGTCTGGTACCACTGATTGATGCCGACACTAATGCATTCAATGGATATATG GCGGCAATCAAGATGCCCAAGTCCACAGAAGAAGAAACGAAACG gcGTGAAGAGTGTATGCAACTTGCCATACAAGCGGCTATCTCAGTGCCGATGCAGGTAGCAAGATGTGTCAGTAATATCTGGGAGCCATTAAAGGAGCTTGCTAAGTGCGGAAACATACAGTGTGTCTCCGACCTTCAG GTTGGTGCGAGGGCGCTAGAGGTTGGTGTTTGGGGAGCCTACTATAACGTCATGGTGAATATTCCAAATGTGGCAGATGAAGGAATCAAAGCTAAG GCAAAGGAAGACATTGACCAATTCTTAAAGCTGGCAAGAGAGGGCGCTGCTGAAGTGCTGAGCATTGCTGATGGCCGAGCATCGAGCGATTGA